The DNA sequence AAGAAGTTAGGTTTAATGAATCAATTAAGTTTTTATGTAACTGTTTTTGATATTGAAGATAAGAATCGGGTGAAGAATATTAAGGAAGCTAGCCAGAGAATTAATGGATTATTATTGATGCCAGGTGAAGTATTTTCATTTAATGAGGTTGTGGGGCCTAGAACTTTAAAAGCTGGCTTTAAAGAAGCAATTGAGATAGTAAACCAGGAATTTGTTAGTGGAGTAGGTGGAGGGATATGCCAAATTTCATCTACTTTATATAATTCAGTTTTATTAAGTAATCTTAAAGTTGTAGAAAGACAGAATCATTCTCGACCAGTAGGTTATGTGTCATTGGGGAGAGGAGCTACAGTTTATTATGATTATTTAGATTTTAAGTTTAAGAATAATCTTTCGATCCCTATCATGATTTTATCAAAGGTTATTAAAGACCGTATAATAGTCAGTATTATGGGTGAGAGTCAAAATTATGAAGTGCAGATTTCAACAAGTGAACCAGAAATTTTAGAATATAAAAAGATAAAAAAGCAAGATTCTAGCCTAAAGGATGACCAACAAAAGTTAGTAAGAGAAGGCAGGAATGGGTATTCAGTTGTAGTTAAAAAACGAGTCTTAATCAATGGAGAGGTAGTAAATGAAAGTATAGTTTCTAAGGATATTTATCAACCAATAGATGAGGTTATCAATGTTTCCGCTAAATAGAATTAAAGGGATAAGTTACAAATGCCAAACAGCTTGACTTTAAAGAATGACATAAGTTATAATTAAAGATGTAATTCAAGTAGATGAGTGCCCCGTTATATCTACCTACGAAAATACCAGGAGGGATTTGGGTGAACGCACAGTTAAAGCGTAAGGAATATACTACCTATAATAAAATGACAGATGATGAAGTAGTCACATGTGCGCAGAACGGTAATCAATTAGCAGTAGAATATTTACTTAAAAAATATAAAAACTTTGCAAGAAATAAAGCAAGATCGTATTTTTTAATAGGGGCTGACAAGGATGATATAGTTCAAGAAGGTATGGTTGGTTTATATAAAGCGATTCGAGATTATGAGGTCGATAGGTTGGCTTCATTTCGTTCATTTGCTGAACTATGCATTACTAGACAGATAATTACAGCAATAAAGACTGCTACTAGACAGAAACATCAGCCTTTAAATTCATATATTTCATTAGATAAACCAATTTATGATAAAGAGTCTGATAGAACATTATTAGATGTTTTAAAAGGAGATAAATTGACTAATCCTGAAGACCTATTTATTAGTCATGAAGCCTATAATTTATTAGAAGAAAATATTAAAGAAATGTTAAGTCAGTTAGAGAAGGATGTTTTATTAGAATACCTAAAAGGCAAGTCATATCAGGAAATAGCTGATACATTAGGACGTCATGTTAAATCTATTGATAATGCAATCCAGCGAGTAAAAAGAAAGTTGGAAGATTTTTTAGAAAAGCATGATATCTAGAGT is a window from the Selenihalanaerobacter shriftii genome containing:
- a CDS encoding VanW family protein — encoded protein: MKTAPQILLVIFLLIVTIGAGAMIGAHLFLEQNQDVIFSGVRIEGYDFSGLNRTEAVEYLKEITEPILNNPIVLEGRNNSWLLAPHKIELDFKKETAINEAFKIGRRGNILTKSIEIWKTARDGYDIQLELTYNEKKLKDRLKKISRKVNSEYKNAYLDLGTGKVIDGKKGRKLNIKKSKNKIIGRLAELEDLPIRLVIEEKDARVNKEEVKKLGLMNQLSFYVTVFDIEDKNRVKNIKEASQRINGLLLMPGEVFSFNEVVGPRTLKAGFKEAIEIVNQEFVSGVGGGICQISSTLYNSVLLSNLKVVERQNHSRPVGYVSLGRGATVYYDYLDFKFKNNLSIPIMILSKVIKDRIIVSIMGESQNYEVQISTSEPEILEYKKIKKQDSSLKDDQQKLVREGRNGYSVVVKKRVLINGEVVNESIVSKDIYQPIDEVINVSAK
- the sigH gene encoding RNA polymerase sporulation sigma factor SigH, which translates into the protein MNAQLKRKEYTTYNKMTDDEVVTCAQNGNQLAVEYLLKKYKNFARNKARSYFLIGADKDDIVQEGMVGLYKAIRDYEVDRLASFRSFAELCITRQIITAIKTATRQKHQPLNSYISLDKPIYDKESDRTLLDVLKGDKLTNPEDLFISHEAYNLLEENIKEMLSQLEKDVLLEYLKGKSYQEIADTLGRHVKSIDNAIQRVKRKLEDFLEKHDI